GCCGGAGCCCTGGGGGAACGGCGGGTGGGCGTAGGCGACCTCGCCGCGGTAGCTGTCGAGGCGGCGGGCAATGTCTCGCAGCTTCTTGTAGGTCCAGCAGGAGGCGGCGACGTCGAAGCTGGAGGAGGAAGTGGCGGACAAGGACGagaccgacgacgacggggaCGACAAAGAGGGCGCGGACGAGGGCGAGGATGAGAATATGCCCGAGTCGAAGGCGGGCTCGTCAGAGGTGGGCGACGGGCCCGTTATGTGCACGCTGCCTCGGCTGTAAGGGTACAAGGTGAAGGCCGACAGGGCGATGTTTTCGCAGCTTGGTTCGTCGTTGGGGCCGGGGAATCTGTTGTGAGGGAGGGAGGGAAGAGAGGTTTTGTGAGTTGGTGGATGGCGCTTTGTTTGCATTGTGCAAAGGGTGCAAAGAGGGTTTTAGGggagaacaaagaaaaaaaaagaaaagagcaaAAAATACTCACCCGCCAGCCATGCAAATCTGCACCAGACCCCTGCCGGGCCTAGTGACATAGTCCCTCTCCCAGCCCTCCCGAAAGTCTGCCCCGAGCGCCTCGACCTCGTCGGCCGACGGGCGCAgcttggcggcggcctcgATAAAGTtggagccgcggcggccgcAGACGGACAGCGCCTCGGCCTGGCGCGGCACGTCGGCAATGTCGCCCAGCAGCGCGACGTTGCCCAGGACCTCGGGCGGGAAGGCGGAGCGGAAGGGCACCAGCAGCATGTGGTGGTCCTGCAGGTTCTCGCCGACGGCGGGCAGGTCGACCTTGAGCGGGACGCCGGCGCGCTCcagcacggcggcggcgccgatcCCCGACCGCTCGAGGATGGACGGCGTGCACAGCGCGCCGGCGGACAGGACGACGGCGTTGAGGCGGCTCTTGACGGTGAAGGGCGGCGAGGGAGGGGATTGCTGGTGGAAGAGCGGGTTCGGGACGAGTTCGATGCCGCAGGCTTGcttgttgtcgtcgtcgtcgtcaaacAGCACGCGCGACACGTTGTGCTCGACCAGCACGTGCAGGTTCGGGTGCTGGCCGTCGCGCAGCAGGGGGTGCAGGTAGGCGTGGGCCGAGTCGGAGCGGTCGCCGGCCGGGCTGACGAAGCGCAGGTGGCGGGACACGGCGTCGACGCTCTCGAGGTCCTGCAGGTCGGCCGTCTCGGGGAAGCCGAGCGAGGTGACGGCCCGGATGAAGTCGGTCGTCAGCTCCTCGTTGCGGTACGTGCCGCTGCTGATGTGGATGGGGCCCGTCGACCCGTGCACCGCTgccgagccggtgccgtGGTATGTTTCGGCCTAAGAAGAAGGGTGTAAGAGGGTTTGGACTTGGGATCCGGGCTGGAGGGGGGGTGTTGGTTGTCTTGCCTTTTTAAGGAACGGGAGCATGTCGTCGGGACCCCAACCTGGGGTGTTCCACGATTCAAAGTCGGACCGGTGACCTCTGGTGTACCTGTGGTTGTGGCAAGTTGCAGGTGTCAGCGGCAGCCACTGAACAAGGTACGTTTTGTTTCCACGCGAACCAAACCCAGTCGCCAGAGCCCCCCCAAACACTCACATCAGAAAGTTGATGCTCGACCCGCCGCCCAGTATCCCTCCCGTCGGCACCACCAGCTCGCGCCCACCCAGGTCCTCCGACTTGCCAGCGCGAAAGAACAGGGCCGTCTTGGCGCTGGGGTCCTGGTTCTTTATAAAGGCAAAAGGGTTGATGATGAGCGGGTCCTTGTAGTTGTCGCGGCCGCCTTCCACGACGAGCACATGCAGGttcggggcggcggcggcgagtcgGCTGGCCACGACGCAGCCAGCAGTCCCGCCTGTTTTGCCATTGATGCTTGTCAGCTGTGGtgctactagaactagacctagaactagtctagaataGTTGGCAAAGGGGGATTGTGGTGGAGGTCGTTCGTACcgccgacgatgatgacatCCACCTCCTTGATATCATCTGTGAATTTGTTGCTGAGGCCCATTTTTGCGATCTTTTTGATATCCAAAGCGAGGGAACTTTTAGTCGACGCCAAAATGCCTGCGCTCGGGTTGTGGACGACGTGGTTGCAGATAAGTCGCCATCATGAGGGCTGGTTTATATACTAGCGCAATTGAGCAATCGATGCTTCCCCCACGAacacatctttttttttttttttttttttttttgccacgACTGATTGACCCGTTGCCGACCAATGCCAGCAAATAGGAGGGATCACCAACCCCTGAACCATTTTTCCCCCCTCGGCCTCACCCCTCAATGTCTCCCCCGCAGTGCGATAAAAAAGTTGAAGATCCTGTCGAAGCTGAGCCGGAGAAGCAAAAGTGTGGCTTGGCGGAACAACCTCTGCGTCGCACGGCTGCGCTGTTGCATATCCCCCGGCTGGGCACGCAGGGTATATCTTGCTGCTCGCATACCGTACGATACATGCAGCTCTCTTGCGACCCGTCGTCCATTCTTGGTTACTTGCACTAGCTTTGGGCTGCTTGCCTAgtttagttctagaactaggctTTGGCTTCTATTTAAATTTCCTATTCAAGTAAGGGGGTTATCTAGAATTAGCAGGGATTCGAGTTTGTCAACATACGCGTCAGCATCCGACAGAAAAGTCTTGGTTGAGATtccccaaagaaaaaaaatgtggAGGGTTACTCGACAGAGATTTAGAGGAGTATCACCACACCACACCACACCACACTCGACGATTTATGAGATCGCTTAATCTGACTGTGTTTGATAATGTTTGCCAATGTCTCAAAAACCCCGCACGTAAGCCAGACCACGGTCAATCGCAGCTGAGCGACCACACCTATTCGCATCGGCCAGTTGTCACGTTGTATTTTCATGCGTGGGAAAGGCTTGCATGCGTTTCAAAAGTGCGGTAAAACCACAAACTTGGGTGTATAGGTATCCGAGGTGTGCAATTAGTCTAGGTTACAAGGCAGGCTTGGTCTTGTCCCGATTTGAATGCAGTCAGATAACGGCGTTGGCTGATATTACGCGCGGTATAGTTGTTGGTGAGTTTCCGATGTCGATTAAAGCCAAGAGACAATAGAGTGCCAGCAGACAAGCGATGCATATAGTACTAAGCAAGCAAATTCTAACAATCGCACAGATCCCATCATCAACTCAACCATGGAATTCCAGACATTACAAGAGGATtccagcaaagaaaaaagaaagaaaaaaaagtgtcaCAGCACACAAACCCAGCCCTTGACAACCTCGAACCCGTCCATCCGATCCAGAGCCGCCCGTATCTCTTGCTTGTACGCCGGGATCCCACCCGCCCAGCAGACGGGCTCGTAGACCTTTCCCGGGATGCTCCCTCCCATGTAGGTGGACCTCGTGGTCGGGAAGAGGGTGCGGTCGTTGAGCTCGACAATCTTCTTCTTGTAGGCGTCGGCGGCCTCGGGCCTCGGGTTCACGTACCTGATGCCGCCGCGCGACATCTTGTCCATCATGTCGGCGATCCAGCGGCCCTGCACCTCGACCGTCGAGGGCCCGTTGCTGAGCAGCGTGGGGCCCTGCGGCCCGTACAGGTGGAACATGTTGGGGTAGCCGCTGACCGTGGTGCCGAGGTACGTCTTGGCGCCGTCTCGCCACTGGTCCGCGAGCTTTTCGCCCGTGATACTTTCGAGGCCGAGCTGGGTCATGACTGTCGGAAGCGTGGTTAGTATCTGTcagtgtgttttttttgtcgatTTTGGTGCGACATGCCTCCTGTCACAATATCCTGGTTGGAGTCGAGTCAGTTAATATGCGTTCAGGCAGCAGCATGGCTAAGGCGATGACAAAAAAGGCAGTAAACACTTACAAACCCCGTGGCTACCGCAACGACATCAAACTCGTGATGGGTCCCATCCTTTAGCATGATCCCCTTCTTGGTGAACCGCTCGATCGGGTTGTTCTTGACATCCACCAAATGGAAATTCTCGCGGTTGAACTGCTCGTAATAGTCCGACTCGAGACACGGCCTCTTGACGCCAAAAAAGTGCGGCATCTCCTTGGGCGCCAACAACTCCCTCTTGGCCGGATCCCCCACCCTCGCCCTCGTCTTCTTTGCCCAGAACCTGTACGACTCCTTGTTTGCGTCGGGATCGATCAGGTTATCCTTGTACAGCCCGACCCAGTACCTGAAGCCGCCCTCGCGCCAGGCCCGCTCGTAGACGGCCTCGCGCTCCGCCGCCGTGTCGTCAAACGTGTTGCGCTCGATCCAGTCGTAGTGGAACCCGCCGTAGCACGTCTCGCGGTACCGAAAGAGCTCGTCGTAGGCGCGCTTGCGGGCGTCCTGGTCCGCGGCGGtcaggcgccgccgccgcatcgGCACGGCCAGGTTCGGCGTGCGCTGGAACACGGTCGTCGAGCCCGCCGTCGGGCCCCAGGCCTGCACGATCTGCACGCCCGAGGCCCCGGTGCCGATCACGGCGCACCGCCTGTCCGCCACGGGCACCGCCTGGTCCGGCCAAAAGGACGAGTGGTGCACCTCGCCTTGGAACTCGTCCATGCCTGGCCAGTCGGGGATGTACCGGCGGGCGGCCTTGAGGGGTGGGGGGAGGTTGAAGGGATGAAATGGGCGGGTTAGAGGTGAGGGAACAAAAGGGGGGGAAATTGTTCAgatgttttatttttctttttggcaaAACACAAGAGGGGTCTTGCTTACAAAGCCCGTGCCGAGAACGAGGTTTTTGGCCTGCGAGACCCTCCCGTCCTCGGTTCGAATGGTCCATTTACCCTGCTGCGTGTCGAACTTGCCGCCCACGACGACCGTGTTGAAGGCGCAGTCCTTTTTGATGCCGAGGATCTTGTCGACGTGGTCAAAGTACGCACGAAGGTCCTCGTACGTGGGGTAGTTGCTGCTCCAGTTCCAAGTCTTCCAGACCTCTGGCCACGAGAACTCGTACTCGGGAACCTCCGAGTCGACGCCTGCTCCGGGGTAACAATTCCAGCGCCATGTGCCGCCTAGGTCGTTGCCGGCCTCAAAGACGACGACGTTGTAGCCCCGGTCGCGGAGCGTCTTGAGCATGAAGATGCCCGCTTGTATAGGTAGCCAGGAAGGAACGGCTGTGTTAGTGGCTAAACAAGCATATGCTGTTTGCGTCGTTCACTGTAAAATACACAACGGACTTACCAAACCCGGCACCGACGATAATGGCATCCACGTCTAGATTGTCCGCATACGGACCCGTCTTCTCCGAGTGCTGGACGGAGTAGTCGGTCAGATCCGTGCTGAACTTCTTTGGCATTCCCGTGTCGCCCATGTTGGAAGGAGAAGCCGGTGATTGCTGGCAGTGAGATGTAGACAAAGGAGGAGGTGAAGTTGTTTTCTGCTGTTTGGGTCTCGACGTCGAGCTTCATAGTCTCATCCGATTCACATGCTTTCGACTACCCGTCCTTGGCTGCCCTTGTATAGTTATGTGAATTCGGATATTTATCCCCTATTCTACCCATCAAGCATATTCCATACTTTCAAtcatcaccatccgcaaGACAAATAAATGGTCAAGGAATTCTGCGGCCTGGTCTCCGCACTGTCCACGAGTAGAAATATAAATCACCTTCGTTTGACTGGTCACTGGTCGTCGAGGTTACGCTGCCAGTCGCGGAGAGGCATGTAAATATCCCGATTTTGATATCGTAACAATGCATGGATGTGGAGCAGGCTTCCTTGTCGCCTGGTTGCATTCTTACGGAGCATTTGACCCTGCAGTGGCTTCAGGGTTCTTTGCGTTCGTGATCCCGCACGGACTTGTTACTTCTGCCCTATACCAAAATATGTTCCTCGTACTCCACGTCTCCATTCCAGCGGTACCTTGCCAAGCCACTCGGCAGTGTATTAGTGACAAGCTTTTCCACGAAGTGACTGGTGTCTGCGTATATTGTATCCCCTTGACTGAATCTGTGACTTGTTAATAATTGCGGCTGGGAATCCGCAGCTCCATAGATCACTTGACGCTTGTTGGCTACTTGTTCCATGGTTCAAACCATCATGAACCCCTTCAGTTCTTGGAAAACTATATCCTTGGTATACAATGTGCTTTGTGAATATCTTGGTTGTCTTCATATCTGCATACCCCGGATCCACTACTCTGTCGATCTTACATCACGGTGCGAATCATTTCGGCAACTGGTCTGACTCGGACAAACTATTCGTTCGAGAAAGAGGGGTAATGATATATACTTTTCCGCCAGCAGGAAAGCTTGCCTGATGGTACAAAAATGAAAGGTGTTACAAGGGAAAAAACTTGGGTATTCGTCCAATGTCGAGCAAGAAAAAGGACCGCAAACCATTGCGCCACAACCAAGAAAAAACCAATCTCATCTCGCACCATTTCCGGCTGAGTAGTCTAAGACCGAAAACGCACTGCTGCCTGACAGGCACCTGTTGCATATaaacccccccaaaaaaatcaCGATTAATATATTCCTCACCCCCAAAGGCCACCCAACCTGCTTTCTCAGAAGCGATGCCCATCAGCACCGAAGCAGTCTCCTCGCTCAAGGCCATCGTCGATGGGGCCTGTGCCGACCCGACGACAGACATCCCCGGCGCCGTCGTGGTGATAGTCGACCGGGACGGCCAGGAGCTCCTCGCGCACGCCGCGGGCGTCCGGGGCCTGTCTGCCGCCGACGGCCACAGGCAGCCCATGACGCTCGACACGGTCTTTTGGATCGCGTCGTGCACCAAGCTGCTGGCCGGGATCGCGTGCATGCAGCTGGTGGAGCGTGGGGTGCTGCgcctcgacgacggcgaccaGATCGAGGAGCTGTGCCCGGAGCTGGCGCGCCTCAAGGTGCTGGGCAAGGACGGCGTCTTGGTCGACAAGACCAACAAGATCTCGTTGAGGATGCTCCTGACCCACACGGCCGGGTTCGGgtacacgttcttcaacgaGAGGCTGAGGGACTGGTCGCTGCCGACGGGCGTGGATGAGTTTTCGGGCAGGATCGAGGACGTCACCACGCCGCTGCTGTTCCAGCCCGGGGAGGGGTGGGAGTACGGTGTAAGTTGGTCGAATCGAACTGTTATTTGTcgctggggggggggggggggggggggcttgACTCTCAGCCCCTGGCTGCTTATGAACGTTGCACTGACACAAAGAAACAAACCCCACAGGTTGGCATCGACTGGGCCGGGATTGCCCTTGAGCGTGCCACCGGGCTTAAATTGAACGAGTTTCTCCAGCACAACGTCTTTGAGCCGCTGGGGATTAAGGACATGTCCATGGTCCCCGGAGATGAAATGCGGTCGAGGCTGGCACACATGCACCACCGCGAGGGGGACGGCAAGCTGAGGCCGCGGGACCACCCGCTGCGTGCGCCACTGGTCGTTGACGTGCACAACAAAAGCGACGTCGCGAGGCTGCACAACAGCGGAGGCGCTGGCATGTTTGCCACGGCGCAAGAGTACTGCAGTATGTTTCTTGCCCATTTTCTTTCTCTATACTACATTGGATGGCAAGCTTTGCGCCCATCATTCAGCGCGCAGCGCAGCACTTTAATCTACTCGGGAGGAGATGATAtccagcaaaaaaaagaaaaaaaaacactaacACTAACACGAAAAAACCCAAACAGAGGTCCTAGCCACCATCCTCAACGACGGCAAGAGCCCGACCACGGGCGTCCGGATCCTCCGGCCCGACACCGTAGCCGAGATGTTCAGGAACCAAATCCCGCAGTTCCCCGACTTTGGCCGGCAGGGCATACCGGCGGCCAAGCCGGACCTGACGAACCCGATCGCGGAGCTGTACCCGGTGGAGGGCGGGGCGCCGCAAGGCTGGGGACTGACGTTCCTGCAGCCGAGCGGGGCCGACGCCGGCACCGTCTGCTGGGCGGGGCTGCCGAACCTGTGGTGGTGGCTGAACCGCGAAAAGGGCGTCGCCGGCCTCGTCGCCAC
The Pyricularia oryzae 70-15 chromosome 1, whole genome shotgun sequence DNA segment above includes these coding regions:
- a CDS encoding alcohol oxidase encodes the protein MGLSNKFTDDIKEVDVIIVGGGTAGCVVASRLAAAAPNLHVLVVEGGRDNYKDPLIINPFAFIKNQDPSAKTALFFRAGKSEDLGGRELVVPTGGILGGGSSINFLMYTRGHRSDFESWNTPGWGPDDMLPFLKKAETYHGTGSAAVHGSTGPIHISSGTYRNEELTTDFIRAVTSLGFPETADLQDLESVDAVSRHLRFVSPAGDRSDSAHAYLHPLLRDGQHPNLHVLVEHNVSRVLFDDDDDNKQACGIELVPNPLFHQQSPPSPPFTVKSRLNAVVLSAGALCTPSILERSGIGAAAVLERAGVPLKVDLPAVGENLQDHHMLLVPFRSAFPPEVLGNVALLGDIADVPRQAEALSVCGRRGSNFIEAAAKLRPSADEVEALGADFREGWERDYVTRPGRGLVQICMAGGFPGPNDEPSCENIALSAFTLYPYSRGSVHITGPSPTSDEPAFDSGIFSSSPSSAPSLSSPSSSVSSLSATSSSSFDVAASCWTYKKLRDIARRLDSYRGEVAYAHPPFPQGSGAALSQLPVDGPSLAEKCGGPDKVPKLVYSAEDDAVLEAYVRNAVQTTWHTLGSVRMGPREGDGQGGPKGAVDSSLNVYGVKGLKVVDLSIVPENIGGNTNMTAIAIGEKGADILLRELGILKTN
- a CDS encoding beta-lactamase, with the translated sequence MPISTEAVSSLKAIVDGACADPTTDIPGAVVVIVDRDGQELLAHAAGVRGLSAADGHRQPMTLDTVFWIASCTKLLAGIACMQLVERGVLRLDDGDQIEELCPELARLKVLGKDGVLVDKTNKISLRMLLTHTAGFGYTFFNERLRDWSLPTGVDEFSGRIEDVTTPLLFQPGEGWEYGVGIDWAGIALERATGLKLNEFLQHNVFEPLGIKDMSMVPGDEMRSRLAHMHHREGDGKLRPRDHPLRAPLVVDVHNKSDVARLHNSGGAGMFATAQEYCKVLATILNDGKSPTTGVRILRPDTVAEMFRNQIPQFPDFGRQGIPAAKPDLTNPIAELYPVEGGAPQGWGLTFLQPSGADAGTVCWAGLPNLWWWLNREKGVAGLVATQILPFVDPKVMGLWFGVQGASYAALG